A genomic region of Candidatus Paceibacterota bacterium contains the following coding sequences:
- a CDS encoding 50S ribosome-binding GTPase encodes MPANLTPEYERAELRYRQATSNEERLAGLQAMLSAIPRHKGTEKMQADIKHRISLLRREEQKTAHGKGPDPFHIPKSGAGQVVLIGPPNTGKSSLLAATSNAPVKVADYPFATVVPQPGMWHHDDVQIELVDTPPLTPEHVPTGLMGTIRNADLVCAVVEAGEAGLEQAEMVLGVLRARGLELRSVARNQLPAADASQRAGLIVTTKSDLAPPGAPATLRDLYAGRLEVVDVSARTRQGLGNWFGRLWTLLAMIRVYSKEPGRPPDMHKPFIVPAGATVAELARQIHRDLPERMKFARLWGHSRFEGQQVHKTEPLRDKDVVEIHE; translated from the coding sequence ATGCCGGCGAACTTGACACCGGAATACGAGAGGGCCGAGCTGCGTTACCGGCAGGCGACCAGCAACGAGGAACGGCTGGCCGGCTTGCAGGCGATGCTCAGCGCCATCCCCAGGCACAAGGGAACGGAGAAGATGCAAGCGGATATCAAGCATCGCATCAGCCTGCTCCGCCGCGAGGAACAGAAGACCGCGCATGGCAAAGGGCCCGACCCGTTCCACATCCCCAAGAGCGGCGCCGGGCAGGTGGTGCTGATCGGCCCGCCGAACACGGGCAAGAGCAGCCTCCTGGCCGCGACCTCCAACGCCCCTGTCAAGGTTGCCGACTACCCGTTCGCCACCGTCGTGCCCCAGCCGGGGATGTGGCACCACGACGATGTGCAGATCGAGCTGGTGGACACCCCGCCGCTCACACCCGAGCATGTGCCGACCGGCTTGATGGGCACCATTCGCAATGCCGACCTGGTATGCGCGGTGGTGGAGGCGGGCGAGGCGGGGCTCGAACAGGCGGAAATGGTGCTCGGCGTGCTCCGCGCCCGCGGGCTGGAGCTGCGATCGGTGGCGCGCAACCAGTTGCCGGCGGCGGATGCCAGCCAGCGGGCGGGACTTATCGTCACCACCAAGTCGGACCTGGCGCCGCCCGGTGCTCCTGCAACGTTGCGCGACCTGTACGCCGGCAGACTGGAAGTCGTGGACGTCAGCGCGCGGACCCGGCAAGGATTGGGTAACTGGTTCGGCCGATTGTGGACCTTGCTGGCGATGATCCGGGTTTACTCCAAGGAGCCGGGCCGGCCGCCAGATATGCACAAGCCGTTCATCGTCCCGGCCGGCGCGACCGTCGCCGAGCTGGCACGGCAGATTCATCGGGACCTGCCCGAGCGGATGAAGTTTGCGCGGCTTTGGGGGCATAGCCGCTTCGAGGGCCAACAGGTGCACAAGACCGAGCCCCTCCGGGACAAGGACGTGGTCGAAATTCACGAGTAG
- a CDS encoding GspE/PulE family protein, which produces MSTGADQDSPLKPLFDKMVAGKQLSATDAQALMRLSQSGASTPLQGEADVLRWLAQEYGLTYTTLEDIEPDRQLLSLFPARILLKEELLPLRRINGSVEVATSRLFATQGLDALKTLTGLTLQPVLASSEAIQREMKKRLGVGADTLGTLGEDESFTLVDEHREEDTDLDAAAEEASIIRFVNQVLRDAIELRASDIHLEPFEEEFRIRYRIDGVLQDVPVPSQIKKFQPAIVSRVKILSHLNIAEKRLPQDGRIKIRIEDAEVDIRVSVIPMLHGEALVLRLLRQNATLRGMGELDMDNRELDCFRRVLQLPHGIILVTGPTGSGKTSTLYTALNEINDSDRKIITIEDPVEYQLRGVNQIQVAEKAGLTFARGLRSILRHDPDVILIGEIRDQETAQIAVQASLTGHLVFSTLHTNDAPGALTRLVDMGVEPYLVASSLEAVLAQRLVRVLCERCKQPDTSPAAQAFKAQVGIPSGTTIYRSVGCRECRQTGFFGRHAIFEWMDSDNEVRQLILKNASSDLIRDAARRAGMRTLAEDGWRLVRMGVTTVEEVLSVTTAKEVEFTTKKKLAEGATKEATTSGGTFSHH; this is translated from the coding sequence ATGAGCACGGGTGCAGATCAGGATTCTCCGCTAAAGCCGTTGTTCGACAAAATGGTCGCAGGCAAGCAACTGTCTGCGACCGACGCCCAGGCATTGATGCGGCTCAGCCAGTCTGGAGCGTCGACGCCTCTGCAGGGAGAGGCCGACGTGCTCCGCTGGCTGGCCCAGGAATACGGACTGACGTACACGACACTGGAGGACATCGAGCCCGACCGCCAGTTGCTATCGCTCTTTCCGGCGCGGATCCTCTTAAAGGAGGAGCTGTTGCCGCTGCGGCGCATCAACGGCAGCGTGGAAGTGGCGACCAGCCGCCTGTTCGCGACGCAGGGACTGGATGCGCTCAAGACCCTGACAGGATTGACACTCCAGCCCGTGCTCGCGTCCAGCGAAGCGATTCAGCGCGAGATGAAGAAGCGGCTCGGCGTGGGGGCCGATACGCTGGGTACCCTGGGCGAGGACGAATCGTTCACGTTGGTGGACGAACACCGCGAAGAGGACACGGACTTGGATGCCGCGGCCGAGGAAGCATCCATCATCCGTTTCGTTAATCAGGTCCTGCGGGATGCGATCGAGCTGCGGGCGTCGGATATTCACCTTGAGCCGTTCGAGGAGGAATTCCGCATCCGTTATCGCATTGACGGCGTGTTGCAGGACGTGCCCGTGCCGTCGCAGATCAAGAAGTTCCAGCCGGCCATTGTGTCCCGAGTCAAGATTCTGAGCCACCTGAACATAGCCGAGAAGCGGCTGCCCCAGGACGGGCGGATCAAGATCCGCATTGAGGATGCCGAGGTGGATATTCGCGTATCGGTTATACCGATGCTCCACGGCGAAGCGCTGGTGCTGCGGTTGCTGCGACAGAATGCGACCCTGCGCGGGATGGGCGAGCTGGACATGGACAATCGGGAACTGGACTGCTTCCGGCGCGTGCTGCAACTGCCACATGGCATCATCCTGGTCACCGGCCCGACTGGCAGCGGCAAGACCTCCACGCTCTACACGGCACTCAACGAGATCAATGATTCGGATCGCAAGATCATCACGATCGAGGACCCGGTGGAATATCAACTGCGGGGCGTCAACCAGATCCAGGTGGCAGAAAAGGCGGGCCTGACGTTCGCGCGAGGATTGCGCTCGATCCTCCGCCACGATCCGGATGTCATTCTGATCGGCGAAATCCGCGACCAGGAAACCGCGCAGATCGCGGTGCAGGCGTCATTGACCGGCCACCTGGTCTTCTCGACGCTGCACACCAACGACGCCCCCGGGGCGCTGACCCGCCTGGTGGACATGGGGGTCGAGCCCTATCTCGTGGCATCCTCACTCGAAGCTGTGCTGGCGCAACGGTTAGTGCGGGTGCTGTGCGAGCGGTGCAAACAGCCGGACACTTCACCCGCGGCGCAGGCGTTCAAAGCGCAGGTGGGCATTCCGTCCGGCACCACCATTTACCGCTCGGTCGGCTGCCGGGAATGCCGGCAAACCGGCTTTTTTGGCCGGCATGCGATCTTCGAGTGGATGGACAGCGACAACGAGGTGCGTCAGTTGATTCTCAAAAATGCTTCGAGCGACCTCATCCGGGACGCTGCCCGCCGCGCGGGAATGCGGACTCTGGCTGAAGACGGCTGGCGTCTGGTGAGGATGGGCGTTACCACCGTCGAAGAAGTGCTGAGCGTGACCACAGCTAAAGAAGTCGAGTTCACTACGAAGAAGAAGCTAGCGGAGGGCGCGACGAAGGAAGCTACAACGTCGGGTGGGACCTTCAGCCACCACTAA
- a CDS encoding UbiD family decarboxylase, with protein sequence MAFDSFRDFLKRLEAAGELRRLTQPVATELEITELADREMKKDGGGQALLVEQPTVNGRTSPFPLAINTLGSYRRMAMSLGADSMEEAAAALGSLVKAKPPTSLKEALRLLGTALDLRHAKPKLIKDGACKEVVHRIEAPPTRTEPWPPAPDWRNPSALRPQPPTLLNLPIQQCWPLDGGRFITLPCVVTKDPDTGERNVGMYRMQVYDERATGMHWQLQKVGARHGRRYYETGTRMPVAVFLGGDPVFTFCATAPLPDGLDEFLLAGYLRKKATELVRCETSDLEVPADADFVLEGYVDPQEPLREEGPFGDHTGYYSLPDRYPVFHLTAITHREDAIYPATIVGLPPMEDYYIGSASVRLFLPILKMTFPELVDLALPPEGVFHNLVFVSIRKTYPMQAFKVMHGLWGMGQMMFTKYIIVVDDDVDVHNTSEVLFRLCANTDPQRDAIFTKGPADVLDHATTELAVGSKLGIDATHKLPGEGHRRGWPPIIRMDQAVRKKIDSLLKG encoded by the coding sequence ATGGCGTTCGATTCATTCCGAGACTTTCTTAAGCGGTTGGAGGCGGCGGGCGAGTTGCGGCGCCTGACGCAGCCGGTGGCCACGGAGTTGGAAATCACCGAACTCGCCGACCGCGAGATGAAGAAAGACGGTGGCGGGCAGGCGCTGCTGGTGGAGCAGCCAACGGTCAATGGGCGGACTTCGCCATTTCCACTCGCCATCAATACGCTCGGCTCGTATCGGCGCATGGCCATGAGCCTGGGCGCCGATTCCATGGAAGAGGCCGCCGCCGCGCTCGGTTCCCTCGTGAAGGCCAAGCCGCCGACCAGCCTTAAGGAAGCCTTGCGTCTGCTTGGCACCGCGCTCGACCTCCGCCACGCCAAACCCAAGCTAATTAAGGATGGCGCCTGCAAGGAAGTCGTGCACCGGATCGAGGCCCCGCCCACCCGGACTGAGCCCTGGCCACCAGCGCCCGACTGGCGCAATCCCTCCGCCCTCCGCCCTCAACCCCCAACCCTCCTCAACCTCCCCATCCAGCAATGCTGGCCGTTGGATGGCGGACGCTTCATCACCCTCCCTTGCGTGGTGACGAAAGACCCCGACACCGGCGAGCGCAACGTCGGCATGTACCGAATGCAGGTTTATGACGAACGCGCCACCGGGATGCATTGGCAGTTGCAGAAGGTCGGCGCGCGCCATGGCCGCCGCTACTACGAAACCGGCACGCGCATGCCAGTGGCGGTGTTCCTCGGCGGCGATCCCGTGTTCACGTTCTGCGCCACAGCGCCGCTGCCCGACGGCCTGGATGAGTTCCTGCTGGCGGGCTACCTGCGCAAGAAAGCCACCGAACTGGTCCGGTGCGAAACCAGCGACCTGGAAGTGCCGGCGGACGCGGACTTCGTCCTGGAAGGCTATGTTGACCCGCAGGAGCCGCTGCGCGAGGAAGGGCCGTTCGGCGACCACACGGGCTACTATTCGCTGCCCGACCGCTACCCGGTCTTCCACCTGACGGCGATCACGCACCGCGAGGACGCCATCTACCCGGCCACCATTGTCGGCCTGCCGCCCATGGAGGACTACTACATCGGCAGCGCCTCGGTGAGGCTGTTCCTGCCGATCCTGAAGATGACCTTCCCGGAGCTGGTGGACCTGGCGCTGCCGCCCGAGGGCGTCTTCCATAACCTGGTCTTTGTCAGCATCCGGAAGACCTACCCCATGCAGGCCTTCAAAGTCATGCACGGCCTCTGGGGCATGGGGCAGATGATGTTCACCAAGTACATCATCGTGGTGGATGACGACGTGGACGTGCACAACACAAGCGAAGTGCTATTCCGGCTCTGCGCGAACACCGATCCGCAGCGGGACGCCATCTTCACCAAAGGCCCCGCCGACGTGCTCGACCATGCGACGACTGAACTGGCGGTCGGCAGCAAGCTGGGCATTGACGCCACCCACAAGCTGCCCGGCGAGGGTCACCGACGCGGCTGGCCGCCGATCATACGCATGGACCAAGCCGTACGAAAGAAGATCGATTCCTTGCTGAAAGGTTAA
- the hisJ gene encoding histidinol-phosphatase HisJ — protein MSLPADYHTHTPLCHHATGEPTELAAQALKVGLSEIGFSEHAPMPRDDFDDWRMRTAELDTYIANVQQARRAHPSLVIKIGLEVDYLPGYEDWIRELAARHSWDYLIGSVHYVSESWAIDHPAQLARWKDRAPLDVWTTYFDRLTQAAESGLFDIIGHADLCKKFSIYPKEDCTPLFNRFLHAAKRSGLALELNTAGLRKDCREIYPSPRFVQLAAQLRVPITFGSDAHSPAEVGMNFPEAVQLARSAGYADYHRFTQRQHEPTSL, from the coding sequence ATGTCCTTGCCCGCAGACTATCACACACACACGCCGCTCTGCCACCATGCCACGGGCGAGCCGACCGAACTGGCGGCACAGGCACTCAAGGTCGGACTGAGCGAGATCGGCTTCTCCGAGCACGCCCCGATGCCCCGCGACGATTTCGACGACTGGCGCATGAGGACTGCCGAGCTGGACACCTACATTGCGAACGTGCAGCAGGCCCGTCGTGCCCATCCCAGTCTCGTCATCAAGATTGGCTTGGAGGTGGACTACCTGCCGGGCTATGAAGATTGGATTCGGGAGCTGGCCGCCCGCCATTCGTGGGACTACCTTATTGGTTCCGTCCACTACGTTTCCGAGTCCTGGGCCATTGACCACCCCGCTCAGTTGGCGCGGTGGAAGGACCGCGCGCCGCTGGATGTCTGGACCACTTACTTCGATCGCCTCACCCAGGCTGCCGAATCCGGCCTGTTCGACATCATCGGACACGCCGACCTGTGCAAAAAGTTCTCTATTTATCCCAAGGAAGATTGCACACCGCTCTTCAACCGGTTTCTGCATGCGGCCAAACGAAGTGGTCTGGCCCTCGAACTCAACACTGCCGGGCTCCGCAAAGACTGCCGGGAAATATATCCCAGCCCCCGCTTTGTTCAGCTCGCCGCCCAACTCCGCGTGCCGATCACGTTCGGCTCCGACGCCCACTCACCGGCGGAGGTGGGGATGAATTTCCCCGAGGCGGTCCAACTCGCCCGCAGCGCCGGCTACGCTGATTACCACCGGTTCACCCAACGTCAGCACGAACCAACCAGCCTCTGA
- the gspG gene encoding type II secretion system major pseudopilin GspG, with amino-acid sequence MRIQRMMNNQIARQGFTLVEMLLVLVILATLAAIVYPKVMGRSEQARITAAKTQIANFKTAIDSFEVDTGGFPKGRNGLLDLVQQPRDVVGWHGPYLESIPKDPWNNDYIYEYPGKHNPSSYDISSPGPPGANMVIGNWTVKQ; translated from the coding sequence ATGAGAATACAACGAATGATGAATAACCAGATCGCCCGGCAAGGCTTCACACTTGTGGAGATGTTGCTGGTGCTGGTCATCCTGGCGACCCTGGCTGCGATTGTTTACCCGAAAGTCATGGGCCGGAGCGAGCAGGCACGCATCACTGCGGCCAAGACGCAAATTGCCAACTTCAAGACGGCCATAGACTCATTCGAAGTGGACACCGGTGGATTCCCCAAAGGCAGGAATGGGCTGCTGGATTTAGTCCAACAACCCCGCGACGTCGTGGGTTGGCATGGGCCCTACCTGGAAAGCATCCCGAAAGATCCTTGGAACAACGATTATATCTACGAGTACCCGGGCAAACACAACCCCAGTTCGTACGACATCAGTTCACCAGGACCCCCGGGAGCAAACATGGTGATCGGCAACTGGACGGTGAAGCAATAA
- a CDS encoding prepilin-type N-terminal cleavage/methylation domain-containing protein codes for MQCWSEEHPQPRYAFTLVELLVVIAVLALLAVLLLPASAHVRPNAYAVQCRNNLRQLAFACKMYADDNNGRIVSAYPNYGGFTATWCAGNAAIGGMPSSYLYGGADPTGIQKGLLWPYARSLGLYHCPTDHRVADAAAVPAQFKGKPILRSFAMNSYMAGRSFGGSPEWYVTNPGGARDPNHPVYIRETEIRLPRQTWLLLDEDPISINDGMFIVSVGGSSVFIDLPSLAHRFGCNMSFADGHAEAFILKDDASRNWIVGGMGGLNDWMRLTNLTTHPL; via the coding sequence ATGCAGTGTTGGAGTGAAGAGCACCCTCAGCCCAGGTATGCATTCACGCTGGTAGAGTTACTGGTGGTAATCGCAGTGCTGGCCCTGCTGGCCGTGCTGCTGCTGCCGGCCTCCGCCCACGTCCGGCCCAATGCTTACGCCGTCCAGTGCCGGAACAATCTCCGGCAATTGGCGTTTGCCTGCAAGATGTACGCCGATGACAACAACGGTCGGATCGTCTCAGCTTACCCAAACTATGGCGGATTCACCGCCACCTGGTGCGCGGGCAACGCAGCGATAGGAGGCATGCCGAGCTCCTACCTTTATGGGGGAGCCGACCCGACGGGCATTCAGAAGGGATTGCTCTGGCCTTACGCCCGGTCGCTGGGTCTCTACCACTGCCCGACGGATCATCGTGTCGCCGACGCCGCTGCCGTCCCGGCCCAATTCAAGGGGAAACCAATCCTGCGCAGCTTCGCCATGAACTCTTACATGGCTGGAAGAAGCTTCGGCGGCAGCCCGGAATGGTATGTGACCAATCCGGGTGGTGCTCGGGACCCAAACCATCCCGTGTATATCAGGGAGACCGAGATCAGGCTGCCCAGGCAGACCTGGCTGTTGCTGGATGAAGACCCAATCAGCATCAACGATGGCATGTTCATCGTGAGTGTTGGGGGATCAAGCGTGTTTATAGACCTGCCGTCGCTCGCCCACAGGTTCGGCTGCAATATGAGTTTTGCCGACGGCCACGCCGAGGCTTTCATCCTCAAGGACGACGCCAGCCGGAACTGGATTGTGGGTGGCATGGGCGGCTTGAATGATTGGATGCGGTTGACGAACCTCACCACCCATCCACTGTAA
- a CDS encoding prepilin-type N-terminal cleavage/methylation domain-containing protein produces MIRTQQPVAYGGLLDSRSAGARCRGFTLIELLVVIAIIAILAALLLPALGRAKQKALLTRCLSNNRQMMLGWNMYSADYNELLLESLKSPKAPYDASRVLWVGGNFDATADPGIWNPTVYIDKSPLQPYIGKSRDIWKCPADTVRVNNSAGQLVQRVRVNSMSQVFSAGEWLVGVPEGGPYLCYGKMSEIRRPGETWVMGEEHPDSINDAAMANRMAGNPGDPAPKIIDYPASFHGGSGAFAIADGHCVVRKWVGSHIKPPVTGIKLPLGNLTPQPVDAGTTKDLIWWATITTVRQ; encoded by the coding sequence ATGATCAGAACCCAGCAGCCCGTGGCTTATGGAGGCTTACTCGATTCCCGGTCGGCTGGTGCTCGGTGCCGTGGTTTTACCCTGATTGAATTGCTGGTGGTCATTGCCATTATTGCCATTCTGGCCGCGCTGCTGTTGCCTGCTTTGGGCCGCGCCAAGCAGAAGGCTTTGCTGACGCGCTGTCTGAGCAATAATCGCCAAATGATGCTCGGCTGGAACATGTATTCCGCCGACTATAACGAGCTGCTGCTTGAGAGCTTGAAGAGCCCCAAAGCGCCCTACGATGCCAGCCGCGTCCTCTGGGTCGGCGGGAATTTCGACGCCACGGCGGACCCGGGCATCTGGAACCCAACTGTCTACATTGACAAGAGCCCCCTGCAACCCTACATCGGCAAGAGCCGCGACATCTGGAAGTGTCCCGCTGACACGGTGCGAGTTAACAATAGCGCGGGCCAGCTTGTGCAACGGGTGCGGGTCAACTCCATGAGCCAGGTCTTCTCCGCCGGCGAATGGCTGGTCGGAGTGCCGGAGGGTGGACCTTACCTCTGTTATGGTAAGATGTCCGAAATCCGGCGCCCAGGTGAAACGTGGGTCATGGGGGAGGAGCACCCTGACAGCATCAACGACGCCGCGATGGCCAACCGGATGGCGGGCAACCCTGGCGATCCCGCTCCGAAGATTATTGACTACCCCGCCAGCTTCCACGGCGGCTCGGGCGCGTTCGCCATCGCCGACGGGCATTGTGTTGTCCGCAAATGGGTGGGCTCACACATCAAGCCACCGGTCACCGGGATAAAGCTCCCACTAGGCAATCTCACGCCGCAGCCCGTGGACGCGGGCACCACCAAGGATTTGATCTGGTGGGCAACGATTACCACTGTACGCCAGTAA
- a CDS encoding type II secretion system F family protein, with the protein MPLFQYKALQANGAMIEGHLEASDRQGAFSQMAGLGLRPVSLSEKASTGTAGGFALPNSLAYLSFRKRSTKVSGRELENFTRLLSSLLAAGVPLSRALVILHKEAASPTASAKWKEIHDLVVDGMSLADSMGKSPETFPRVYTAMVQAGETGGFLDLVLAQIADFQAREKELRSKVLSAMLYPSILFVLAIGVLIFLLAFFIPRFQGIFRGFGAALPLVTQVVIGASNVVRGYGMFIAVGLVILVVLLRTWFTSEEGRRKWESLVLRTPVVGPLVAEFAMARFCRMLGTLLGAGVPLVQGLGVARKSIGNQILVDAVSQSIERVREGGQLGQSLGDAKSLFPSSVVEMISVAEESGRLDQELVRIANVTEADLDRELKTAVALMEPMMLFFIAAFIGMIFISMVLPIFTMQEYIK; encoded by the coding sequence ATGCCCCTCTTCCAATACAAAGCCTTGCAGGCAAACGGCGCAATGATCGAAGGGCACCTAGAAGCCTCGGACCGTCAGGGCGCCTTCTCTCAAATGGCCGGGCTGGGCCTGCGGCCGGTCAGCCTGTCGGAAAAGGCCAGCACCGGAACAGCAGGCGGGTTTGCGCTGCCCAATTCCCTGGCATATCTGTCATTCCGCAAGCGCTCAACCAAGGTATCCGGGCGCGAGTTGGAGAACTTCACTCGGCTGTTGTCGAGCTTGCTGGCTGCGGGTGTCCCACTGAGCCGGGCTCTCGTGATCCTCCACAAAGAAGCCGCCTCTCCCACTGCCAGCGCCAAGTGGAAGGAAATCCACGACCTGGTCGTGGACGGCATGTCTCTGGCCGACTCGATGGGGAAGTCACCGGAGACCTTTCCGCGGGTCTATACGGCGATGGTGCAAGCCGGGGAGACCGGCGGATTTCTGGACTTGGTACTGGCACAGATTGCGGACTTTCAAGCGCGCGAGAAGGAGCTGAGGTCGAAAGTGCTGTCGGCGATGCTGTATCCGAGCATCCTGTTTGTGCTGGCCATCGGCGTGCTGATCTTCCTGCTCGCGTTCTTCATCCCACGCTTTCAAGGCATCTTCAGAGGCTTCGGCGCGGCGCTGCCCCTGGTGACGCAGGTTGTGATCGGGGCGAGCAACGTGGTGAGAGGCTATGGAATGTTCATAGCGGTGGGCCTGGTTATCCTCGTCGTCCTGCTGCGCACGTGGTTTACGTCGGAGGAGGGCCGGCGGAAATGGGAAAGCTTGGTGTTGCGCACTCCGGTTGTTGGCCCATTGGTGGCCGAATTCGCGATGGCGCGATTCTGCCGGATGCTAGGGACGCTGCTGGGTGCCGGGGTGCCGCTGGTTCAGGGGCTGGGCGTCGCCCGGAAGTCCATCGGCAACCAGATTCTCGTGGATGCGGTATCCCAGTCGATCGAGCGTGTGCGGGAAGGTGGCCAGCTGGGCCAGAGCCTCGGCGACGCCAAGAGCCTGTTCCCCAGCTCGGTAGTGGAGATGATCAGTGTGGCGGAAGAGAGCGGCCGGCTGGACCAGGAATTGGTGCGCATCGCGAACGTCACCGAAGCGGACCTGGATCGGGAACTGAAGACCGCCGTGGCCTTGATGGAGCCAATGATGCTCTTCTTCATTGCGGCATTCATTGGCATGATCTTCATCAGCATGGTGCTCCCGATCTTCACGATGCAGGAGTATATTAAGTGA